A portion of the Bacillus sp. es.034 genome contains these proteins:
- a CDS encoding DUF350 domain-containing protein, translating to MENFWENEFVQTAGNYSVVILCLVLFLAIFELVTKYRNWEEIKKGNMAVAMATGGKIFGIANIFRHSISHNDTILTTIGWGVFGFFLLLIGYFIYEFLTPKFRIDEEIENDNRAVGFISLVISVGLSYVIGAGIS from the coding sequence ATGGAGAACTTTTGGGAAAATGAATTTGTTCAGACAGCGGGGAATTACAGTGTGGTCATACTTTGTCTGGTGTTGTTCTTAGCGATCTTTGAACTGGTGACAAAGTATCGGAACTGGGAAGAAATCAAAAAAGGAAATATGGCCGTGGCCATGGCAACGGGAGGGAAAATATTCGGGATTGCGAATATTTTCCGTCATTCCATCAGTCATAACGATACCATCCTCACGACGATTGGTTGGGGTGTGTTTGGCTTTTTCCTGCTGTTGATCGGGTATTTCATTTATGAATTCCTGACACCGAAATTCAGGATCGATGAGGAAATTGAAAATGATAACCGGGCGGTAGGCTTCATTTCACTGGTCATTTCAGTCGGATTATCCTATGTCATAGGAGCCGGTATATCGTAA